The following coding sequences lie in one Chelmon rostratus isolate fCheRos1 chromosome 2, fCheRos1.pri, whole genome shotgun sequence genomic window:
- the LOC121614394 gene encoding elastase-1-like, with product MLRFLVLTSLAALALAELEPQPRYLEDDRVEERVVGGEVARPNSWPWQISLQYKSGSSFYHTCGGTLIRRGWVMTAAHCVDRSRTWRVVLGDHNINSHEGTEQYMSVNHVYIHPYWNSNNVAGGWDIALLRLSSDASLNNYVQLGALPASGEILPHNNPCYISGWGRTQTGGQISAQLKQAYLPVVDYRTCSSFGWWGSTVKASMVCAGGGSESGCQGDSGGPLNCSVNGQWVVHGVTSFVSSSGCNAYKKPTVFTRVSDYISWMNSVSIKH from the exons ATGCTCAGGTTTCTTGTGTTGACCTCTCTCGCAGCGCTCG CGCTGGCCGAGCTGGAGCCCCAGCCCAGGTACCTGGAGGATGACAGAGTTGAGGAGAGAGTTGTGGGAGGCGAGGTGGCCAGACCCAACTCCTGGCCCTGGCAG ATCTCTCTTCAGTACAAATCCGGCAGCAGCTTCTACCACACCTGTGGAGGAACCCTGATCAGGAGAGGATGGGTCATGACCGCTGCTCACTGTGTGGACAG GTCCAGGACTTGGCGTGTTGTTCTTGGAGATCACAACATCAACTCCCACGAGGGCACCGAGCAGTACATGAGCGTGAACCACGTCTACATTCACCCCTACTGGAACTCAAACAACGTTGCTGGAGG GTGGGACATTGCTCTCCTGCGTCTGTCCTCTGATGCTTCTCTCAACAACTACGTCCAGCTCGGCGCCCTGCCTGCCTCTGGCGAGATCCTGCCCCACAACAACCCCTGCTACATCAGCGGATGGGGTCGCACCCAGA CTGGAGGCCAGATCTCTGCTCAGCTGAAGCAGGCCTACCTGCCTGTTGTTGACTACAGGACCTGCTCCAGCTTCGGATGGTGGGGCAGCACCGTGAAGGCCTCCATGGTCTGTGCCGGTGGTGGCAGCGAGTCTGGTTGCCAG GGTGACTCCGGCGGCCCCCTGAACTGCAGCGTCAACGGCCAGTGGGTTGTCCACGGTGTGACCAGCTTTGTGTCCTCCTCTGGCTGCAATGCCTACAAGAAGCCCACCGTCTTCACCCGTGTCTCTGACTACATCAGCTGGATGAACAGCGTCAGTATTAAACACTGA